The following coding sequences lie in one Rutidosis leptorrhynchoides isolate AG116_Rl617_1_P2 chromosome 4, CSIRO_AGI_Rlap_v1, whole genome shotgun sequence genomic window:
- the LOC139842947 gene encoding subtilisin-like protease SBT1.4, which yields MARSSLPSSYLLSLLLLLFLSIISISISIHEQDTDQTSTYIIHVSKSDKPTTFSTHKSWYSSIVRSVSSSHQPSDLLYTYEHSVNGFSVRLTRSQAVKLRRAPGVLSVIPDRRRTLHTTHTPKFLGLADNFGLWPNAEYGDDVIVGVLDTGIWPERPSFSDEGLPPVPSTWKGSCDVFPDFPKTACNRKIIGAKAYYRGYIASSANRLNAWNGMLSPRDTEGHGTHTSSTAAGSVVEDAGFFDFAKGEARGMAVKARIAVYKICWDAGCYDSDILAAMEQAISDGVHIISLSVGANGYAPNYYQDSIAIGAFHAMKNGILTSCSAGNSGPGAYTAVNIAPWIFTIGASTIDREFPADVVLGDGRVYSGVSLYSGDGLGDVQYPLIYARDAGDRYCYSGKLNATLVTGKIVICDRGGNARVDKGNAVNEAGGVGMIHTNLDENGEELLADAHVIPATMLGCTAGDKVKEYLRSAASPTATISFRGTVIGTSPSAPRVASFSSRGPSYRTAEIIKPDVIGPGVNILAGWTGYTSPTSLDTDPRRVDFNIISGTSMSCPHVSGLCALLRKAHPTWSPAAIKSALMTTARFLDNIGENITDLATGVQSTPFVHGSGHVDPNRALNPGLVYDAGVDDYVAFLCAIGYDSKKIAIFAKDPVDCSAVSLTSPGGLNYPSFSVVFDSKSAGIVKYKRVVKNVGSDVNAVYKVSVSAPPGVDVVVSPMKLIFSEAKKEIEYEITFSSIKGGAAAFGSIEWSDGSHNVRSPIAVQWSSSKWQMSM from the coding sequence ATGGCAAGGAGTTCACTCCCTTCTTCCTATCTGCTttccttgttattattattattcctctcTATTATATCTATCTCTATATCTATACATGAACAAGATACCGATCAAACAAGTACTTACATCATCCACGTGTCAAAATCCGATAAACCTACCACGTTTTCCACTCATAAAAGCTGGTACTCCTCAATCGTCCGATCAGTCTCTTCATCACACCAACCGTCCGATCTGTTGTACACTTATGAACACTCGGTCAACGGTTTCTCCGTTAGGTTAACTCGATCTCAAGCCGTTAAGCTTCGTCGTGCTCCCGGTGTACTCTCCGTCATCCCCGATCGTCGGCGAACACTTCACACAACACACACACCTAAATTTTTAGGTCTAGCTGATAACTTCGGTCTCTGGCCTAACGCTGAATACGGCGATGACGTCATCGTGGGAGTACTCGATACCGGAATCTGGCCGGAAAGGCCGAGTTTCTCCGACGAAGGACTTCCGCCAGTTCCGTCCACTTGGAAAGGTAGCTGTGACGTGTTTCCTGATTTTCCGAAGACCGCGTGTAATCGGAAAATCATCGGAGCTAAGGCGTATTATCGTGGTTACATAGCTAGTTCAGCGAATCGTTTGAATGCTTGGAACGGTATGCTATCGCCTAGAGACACTGAAGGTCATGGAACACATACGTCTTCAACTGCGGCAGGATCAGTTGTTGAGGATGCCGGATTTTTCGATTTCGCTAAGGGCGAAGCCAGAGGTATGGCTGTTAAAGCTAGAATTGCGGTTTATAAGATCTGCTGGGATGCAGGTTGTTACGATTCCGATATTCTCGCTGCTATGGAACAAGCTATTAGTGACGGTGTACATATTATATCACTTTCAGTTGGTGCTAATGGCTATGCACCTAATTATTATCAAGACTCGATCGCTATTGGGGCTTTTCACGCCATGAAAAACGGAATTCTAACTTCGTGTTCAGCAGGTAATTCAGGTCCTGGTGCGTACACCGCGGTTAATATCGCTCCGTGGATATTTACAATCGGTGCTTCGACGATCGATCGAGAGTTTCCGGCGGATGTTGTTCTCGGAGACGGAAGAGTTTACAGCGGTGTATCGCTTTACTCCGGTGACGGACTAGGAGACGTTCAGTATCCGTTAATTTACGCGCGTGATGCTGGTGATCGATACTGTTACAGTGGAAAGTTAAATGCTACTTTAGTTACCGGTAAAATTGTAATTTGTGATCGTGGAGGTAATGCTAGGGTTGATAAAGGTAATGCGGTTAATGAAGCCGGTGGTGTTGGAATGATCCACACGAATTTAGACGAAAATGGCGAGGAGCTTTTAGCTGATGCGCATGTTATTCCGGCAACGATGCTCGGCTGCACTGCCGGAGATAAAGTGAAAGAGTATTTGCGTTCCGCTGCTTCGCCCACAGCGACGATTAGTTTTAGGGGAACGGTGATCGGAACATCACCTTCTGCGCCACGTGTGGCGTCTTTCTCTAGCCGCGGTCCAAGTTATAGGACCGCGGAAATCATTAAACCGGATGTGATTGGGCCTGGTGTTAACATATTAGCTGGTTGGACCGGGTATACTAGCCCAACTTCATTGGATACGGATCCTAGACGGGTGGACTTCAATATCATATCAGGGACGTCGATGTCGTGTCCTCACGTGAGTGGCTTATGCGCCTTATTACGTAAGGCACACCCGACGTGGTCCCCAGCTGCTATTAAATCTGCTTTGATGACTACTGCTAGGTTTTTGGACAACATTGGTGAAAACATTACCGATCTTGCAACTGGTGTGCAATCTACACCGTTTGTTCATGGATCGGGCCACGTGGACCCAAATAGAGCACTTAACCCCGGGTTGGTGTATGATGCTGGGGTAGATGATTACGTGGCCTTCCTTTGTGCCATTGGATATGATTCCAAGAAAATAGCAATTTTTGCAAAGGATCCTGTGGATTGTAGTGCGGTGAGTTTGACTAGCCCCGGTGGGTTAAACTACCCCTCGTTTTCGGTTGTGTTTGATTCGAAAAGCGCAGGCATTGTGAAGTATAAAAGGGTTGTGAAGAATGTAGGTAGTGATGTGAATGCGGTTTATAAGGTGAGTGTAAGTGCTCCACCCGGGGTGGACGTTGTTGTGTCACCGATGAAACTTATCTTTAGTGAGGCGAAAAAAGAGATTGAATACGAGATCACGTTTAGTTCTATCAAGGGTGGAGCTGCAGCTTTTGGTTCGATTGAGTGGAGTGATGGAAGCCATAATGTGAGAAGCCCGATTGCCGTTCAGTGGAGTTCGAGTAAATGGCAAATGAGCATGTAA